A DNA window from Mycolicibacter hiberniae contains the following coding sequences:
- a CDS encoding MaoC family dehydratase, whose product MTQSATEPTIYQGVADLQAHVGEHLGYSGWHTITQEQIDLFAAATGDHQWIHVDPERAASGPYGRTIAHGYLTLALIPILVKQIYQVTGLSMQMNYGVDKLRFPAPVPVDSRIRGGAELIGVERDKKGAKATVRVSVEVDGSDRPACVVDTIALMVD is encoded by the coding sequence GTGACCCAGTCTGCGACCGAGCCAACGATCTACCAGGGGGTCGCCGACCTGCAAGCCCATGTCGGCGAGCACCTCGGCTACAGCGGCTGGCACACCATCACGCAGGAGCAGATCGACCTGTTCGCCGCCGCCACCGGTGACCACCAGTGGATACACGTCGATCCCGAGCGCGCTGCCTCCGGACCGTACGGGCGCACCATCGCCCACGGATACCTGACCCTGGCGCTGATCCCGATCCTGGTCAAGCAGATCTACCAGGTGACGGGGCTGTCGATGCAGATGAATTACGGCGTGGACAAGCTCCGGTTTCCCGCGCCGGTGCCGGTTGACTCACGTATCCGGGGCGGCGCGGAACTGATCGGGGTGGAGCGGGACAAGAAGGGCGCCAAGGCCACGGTGCGGGTGTCGGTAGAGGTGGACGGGTCGGACCGGCCTGCATGCGTGGTGGACACCATCGCGCTGATGGTCGACTAA
- a CDS encoding MCE family protein, which produces MFTRLVRLQLIIFAIAAVVGITVMAFGYLRLPVLLGIGRITVTLELPSGGGLYEFGNVTYRGVQVGVVVDVALTPSGAEATLSLETSPRIPADLIAEVHSLSAVGEQYVDLLPRGSGPPYLENGSVISMRNSTVPQPVGPMLDNASALLKSLPKDKITALLDESAKGLADAGYDLGSLFDSAAVISRASHSVTEQIRSLIEDSAPLLDGAAQSSDATRVWARAMAGVTDQVVADEPHVRTLLAQGPATLDEVSRLLEDVKPTLPVLLANLASLGQVAVTYNPSLEQLLVLVPPFFGGMGALSHIANATGYPLGDFRVGLNDPPPCTVGFLPPSQWRSPADTTTIDTPDGLYCKLPQDSPILVRGLRNLPCMAHPGKRAPTVEICDSDKPFQPIAMRQHALGPYPFDPNLLAQGIPADSRVDEGDRLYAPVEGTPLPPGARPSSAHTTGDDGPRIAVATYDPQTGRYLGPDGVARSQADLKVSTAEQSWQDLVLRDE; this is translated from the coding sequence ATGTTCACCCGCCTTGTTCGGCTCCAGTTGATCATCTTTGCCATTGCCGCGGTCGTGGGTATCACGGTCATGGCTTTCGGCTATCTGCGCCTTCCGGTCCTTCTGGGGATAGGGCGCATCACCGTCACCCTCGAACTGCCCTCCGGCGGCGGGCTTTACGAATTCGGCAATGTGACATATCGGGGAGTGCAGGTCGGGGTCGTCGTGGACGTCGCACTGACCCCCTCCGGGGCCGAAGCCACCCTCTCGCTGGAAACCAGCCCGCGGATACCCGCCGATCTGATCGCGGAGGTGCACAGCCTGTCGGCCGTGGGCGAGCAGTATGTGGATCTGTTGCCGCGCGGGTCGGGGCCACCGTACTTGGAGAACGGCTCGGTGATCTCGATGCGCAACAGCACAGTCCCGCAGCCCGTTGGCCCCATGCTCGACAACGCCAGCGCTCTTCTGAAGAGCCTGCCCAAAGACAAGATCACCGCGTTGCTCGACGAGTCGGCCAAGGGGCTCGCCGATGCCGGGTACGACCTCGGATCGCTGTTCGATTCGGCCGCTGTCATCTCGCGTGCCTCCCACAGCGTGACAGAGCAGATCCGTTCACTGATCGAGGACAGCGCGCCACTGCTGGACGGGGCAGCGCAGTCGTCCGATGCAACCAGGGTCTGGGCACGTGCAATGGCCGGTGTCACCGACCAGGTCGTCGCCGACGAACCGCATGTGCGCACTCTCCTCGCGCAGGGGCCGGCAACACTTGACGAGGTTTCGCGGCTGCTGGAGGACGTCAAGCCGACGCTGCCGGTGTTATTGGCCAACCTGGCCAGCCTCGGCCAGGTCGCAGTCACCTACAATCCTTCGTTGGAACAACTTTTGGTGCTTGTTCCCCCGTTTTTCGGGGGAATGGGCGCGTTGTCGCACATCGCAAACGCGACGGGATATCCGCTGGGCGACTTCCGGGTGGGGCTCAATGATCCGCCGCCGTGCACGGTGGGCTTCCTGCCGCCGTCGCAGTGGCGCTCACCGGCCGACACGACCACCATTGATACGCCGGACGGGTTGTACTGCAAGCTGCCCCAGGATTCACCGATTCTGGTTCGGGGCCTGCGCAATCTGCCGTGTATGGCGCACCCCGGTAAGCGTGCTCCGACCGTGGAGATCTGTGACAGCGACAAACCGTTCCAACCCATCGCGATGCGCCAGCACGCTCTGGGCCCGTACCCGTTCGACCCCAATCTGCTCGCCCAGGGCATCCCGGCTGACAGCCGGGTCGACGAGGGGGACCGACTTTACGCGCCGGTCGAGGGAACTCCACTGCCGCCGGGTGCGCGTCCCAGCTCGGCGCACACCACCGGTGATGACGGCCCGCGGATCGCCGTGGCCACCTACGATCCGCAGACAGGTCGCTACCTGGGTCCCGATGGTGTTGCCCGCAGCCAAGCGGATCTGAAAGTGTCCACCGCAGAGCAGAGTTGGCAGGACCTTGTCCTGCGTGATGAGTGA
- a CDS encoding Rv2253/PknI dimerization domain-containing protein, whose protein sequence is MRRFALTTAGLAALVVMGPPAQADPNKYAVNGRFTVISDGQWAKTNDRYADELTVTSTWTITTSCSTVLECSGRVSSDQGWTADVSYTKPMWYVTRRIENWMTCPDGTSVDGQQTFKFFVDQYALPLLRGWDNTVGPSGACGVNKVLNIEMPLKLVPLD, encoded by the coding sequence ATGCGCAGATTCGCCCTGACAACGGCCGGACTGGCGGCGCTGGTGGTGATGGGTCCGCCGGCGCAGGCCGACCCGAACAAGTACGCAGTCAACGGCCGGTTCACGGTGATCTCGGACGGGCAGTGGGCCAAGACGAATGACCGGTACGCCGACGAGTTGACCGTGACGAGCACCTGGACGATCACGACGAGTTGCAGCACGGTGCTCGAGTGCTCCGGCCGGGTGAGCAGTGATCAGGGCTGGACGGCGGACGTGAGCTACACCAAGCCGATGTGGTACGTCACACGCCGGATTGAGAACTGGATGACCTGCCCGGACGGTACGTCGGTCGATGGACAGCAGACGTTCAAGTTCTTCGTCGACCAGTATGCCTTGCCGCTTCTCCGCGGCTGGGACAACACCGTCGGCCCCAGCGGAGCGTGCGGAGTCAACAAGGTGCTCAATATCGAGATGCCGTTGAAGCTGGTCCCGTTGGATTAG
- a CDS encoding amidohydrolase family protein, translating into MPARSLPYPVFDIDNHMYETEDALLKYLPAEHRGKVGYVEVNGRPKLVVKDHISHMIPNPTFARVARPGSAEDYFLGNNPEGLDFRQFIGEPMDVIPAYQYPAPRLELMDELGIDQCVMYPTLASLIEERTTDDVILTHAIIHALNEWMHEHWTFNYQDRIFATPVICLPIVEEAIREFHYCLERGMKTFLVRPAPVPSRFGGSRSMGLPEFDPFWEEVVKADMPVTLHASDSGYQKHLMEWEGGNEYLSFKTSALREVVMGFRAIEDTLAALICHGALTRFPDLRVLVVENGSGWVRNLLRQLEKAYRVMPKEFDEHPVEVFKRNIYIHPFLEDDIEGIVEIMGEDHVMFGSDYPHPEGIGEPLSFVDRLEGLSDTAKAKIMGGNALKQLRLNKVAV; encoded by the coding sequence ATGCCTGCCCGCTCGCTTCCCTACCCGGTGTTCGACATCGACAACCACATGTACGAGACAGAGGATGCGCTGCTCAAGTACCTTCCCGCCGAACACCGGGGCAAGGTCGGCTATGTCGAGGTGAACGGGCGTCCCAAGCTGGTGGTCAAGGACCACATCAGCCACATGATCCCCAACCCGACGTTCGCACGGGTTGCCCGCCCCGGCAGCGCCGAAGACTACTTCCTCGGCAACAACCCTGAGGGGCTGGACTTCCGTCAGTTCATCGGCGAGCCAATGGATGTGATCCCCGCCTATCAGTACCCGGCCCCGCGCCTGGAGTTGATGGACGAACTGGGCATCGACCAGTGCGTGATGTATCCGACCCTGGCGAGCCTCATCGAAGAGCGCACCACCGATGACGTAATCCTGACTCATGCGATCATCCACGCGCTCAACGAATGGATGCACGAGCACTGGACCTTCAACTATCAGGACCGTATCTTTGCGACCCCGGTGATCTGCCTGCCCATCGTCGAGGAAGCCATTCGCGAGTTCCACTACTGCCTCGAGCGCGGCATGAAGACGTTCCTGGTGCGTCCCGCGCCGGTGCCCAGCCGGTTCGGGGGTTCGCGCTCCATGGGCCTGCCCGAGTTCGACCCGTTCTGGGAGGAGGTCGTCAAGGCAGATATGCCGGTGACGCTGCACGCCTCCGACAGCGGATATCAGAAACACCTGATGGAATGGGAGGGCGGCAACGAGTACCTGTCCTTCAAGACCAGCGCCCTGCGCGAGGTGGTGATGGGATTCCGCGCCATCGAGGACACGCTGGCGGCACTGATCTGCCACGGCGCGCTGACCAGATTCCCCGATCTGCGGGTCCTGGTCGTGGAGAACGGCAGTGGGTGGGTGCGCAATCTGCTCCGCCAATTGGAGAAGGCCTACCGCGTGATGCCCAAAGAGTTCGACGAGCATCCGGTAGAGGTCTTCAAGCGCAACATCTACATTCACCCGTTCCTGGAAGACGACATCGAGGGCATTGTGGAAATCATGGGCGAAGACCACGTGATGTTCGGCTCCGACTATCCGCACCCGGAGGGCATCGGTGAGCCCTTGAGCTTCGTCGATCGGCTGGAGGGCCTGTCCGACACTGCCAAGGCGAAGATCATGGGCGGAAACGCGCTCAAACAGCTGCGCCTCAACAAGGTTGCGGTGTGA